CGAACGGGAGGCAGGCGGCGCAGGTCCCGGTCGTTCCTCCTCCCACGGAAGGCACAACCCTACGAGTCTCGCCGGTATCCTGACTCGGGGCTTGTCCTACTTGCCGCGCCTTCCCGGGCCCGCTGGCTCAGTGGCATCGTGCGGCGTTCGTAACCCCATACAGTTGCGGGGCAGTCGAGGCCTTTCACCTCGTTCCCGGCAGGGTCCGCCCGATCGAAGAGGACGCGACGGGCGCGTCCTCCCGGCTCGCACTCTCGCCGCTACAAACGTAGCGCAGGGAGATGCGGGGCCCGACCCTCTTGTTACGGCTCGCGGCGCGGACCCTAGATTCGCGCTGCACGCATGTCAATGGCGTCAGCCCCGCTGCATCCGCGCGCCTTCGATCCGGCGCACGCACGACCGGACCCGCCGCAGACGTCGCTTCCTGCACGCGGCCGGATCGCCACGCACACGACCAGACGCCAGTGCACACGTCTGCACACGCACGGGGCCGTGAACCGCTGCACGCTCCACCAGGCCCGCGCGCGCCGTTTTTGCCTTCCCGGCCTCGGCGGGTAATACGTCCGGACGCCGCTGCGCACGCCATGCGACGCAGCGCCGGACAGGCCTCGCGCATCGGCGCGACACAACAAGTCGAGGAACGGATTCATGGACGGTGGAAAGCTCGTCGCGCGCGCTCTGAAGAAGGCCGGAGTCGAATGCGTATTCACGCTCTCGGGCGGCCACGTCATGGCCATCTATGACGGCTGCCTGAACGAAGGCATCCGCGTCATCGACGTCCGCCACGAGCAGGCGGCCGTGCACGCGGCCGACGCCTGGGCGCGCCTGCATCCGGGGCGCGTCGGCGTGGCCATCCTGACCGCCGGTCCTGGCGCCACCGACGGCGTCACCGGGATCGCCAATGCGTGGCGGGCCAACTCGCCGATCCTGGTCTTCGGCGGCCAGGGGCCGCTCGTGAACCTGCGCCGCGGATCGCTCCAGGAGATGGACCACATCTCGGTCATGCGGCCCATCACGAAATGGGCCAACGCCTGCTACGCGCCGGACCGCCTCGGCGAGTTCACGGAAGAGGCGATCCGCTACGCGCTGTCGGGCAACCCCGGACCGTCCTACCTGGAAGTGCCCATCGACGTGCTCGGCGGCCCCGTCAACATGGAGAAGGCCTACTGCCCCGAGCCGATGGCGCCTCCGCGACTGCGGCCCGAGGAGCGCCTGATCCGCGAAGCGGTCAACATGCTGAAGGAGGCCAGGATGCCCATGGTCATGGCCGGCACGGGCGTGAAGTGGTCGGACGGCGCCGCCGCGCTCAACCGCTTCCTCGAAGCCACGAAGATCCCCTGCTACGCCAACGGCATGGGCCGCGGCGCGGTGCCGCACGACTCGCCCTACTTCTTCAACCGCACACGCCGCGATTACATGGAGCTGACCGACTGCGTGCTGCTGGCAGGGTCCCTCCTCGACTTCCGCATGCGCTTCGGCAAGTCGATTCCTGCGCACGCCAGGATCATCCAGATGGATCTGGACGCGACGCTGATCGGCCAGAATCGCCGCGCCGACGTCGGCCTGGTCGGCAACCTCGGCCTGATCTTCGAGACCATGCTCGAGGTGATGGAGAAGGATGGCATCCAGTTGAACTTCCAAAGCGTCGTCGATGAGTGGCGCGCCAAGGAGGTCGCCGAAGAGGAAGCGCTGGCGGGACAGCTGACATCCGACGAGGTGCCCGTCGATCCGATGCGGCTGTGCAAGGAGATCGCCGATTTCGTCACCGACGACATGATCCTGATCGGCGACGGCGGCGACATCGTCGCCAAGGCCGCCAAGGTGGTGCCGGTTCCGAAGAACGGATTGTGGATGGACCCCGGGCCCCTGGGGACGCTCGGGGTCGGAATGCCGTTCGCGCTGGCCGCGCAGCTCGCTCATCCCGACAAGCGCGTCCTCATCATCTACGGCGACGGAAGCTTCGGCCTGAACGGCTTCGAGTACGACACCGCCATCCGCCACAACCTGCCGATCGTGGGCATCGTCGGCAACGACGCCGCCTGGGGCCAGATGATGCGCCCGCAGGTCGCGATGTACGGCCGCGAGCGCCTGGTGGCGACCGAGCTGGCGCCGACACGCTACGACAAGGTCGTCGAGGCCCTTGGCGGATACGGCGAGCTGGTCACCGAGCCGCACGAGATCCGGCCGGCGCTCGAGCGTGCCTACGCCAGCGGCAAGGCAGCCTGCATCAACGTCATGATCCGCCGGGACTTCGAGTTCGCTGGCGGCATCTACGTCTGAGCTGCGTGCGGACGCGCGGAGCGGGCCATCCGCTGCGTGTCGGCGAGGTCGCGTGTTCAGCGGCCTCCAGCCCGCCTCTAGCCCACCGAGCCCTCTCGCCGGCTCGACGGCCCGACGGCTCGCCGTTGGCATGCGGCTTGCGGCTGGTCCGTTGCGCGCGGTCCGGCGGGACGTCGAGGTGGGCAGCTGAATCGGTGGTAAGCGGGAGCCCGCTGAAGCGAAGCCCACGGCGTTCAACGCAGCGGACAGCCCTTCCCCCGAAAAGCATTGAACGATCCGGCACAACCGGCTAGCGTCTCAGTGACCGCGCACCGCCCGGAGCAACGTCGGCAGGTGCAGGTTCTACGACAACACCGGATCGTTCCGGCCAACGTTACTGGGGGTTTTTTCATGTCCACATCGGATGTTCTTCGGAGCTCGGCCCGCGCAAGCGTACTTGTCGCGGCGTTCGCTCTCATCGGATTCATCGTCCCGTCGACGGCTTCCGCAACCACCACCGGAGCCTGCTGTTTCGCGGCCGGCGGCTGCCAGGACGTGCCGGGGCCGAACGCATGCACCGGCGGCACCTACCAAGGCGACTTCACGTCCTGCTCGACACAGGGCATCTGCAGCCCCGCCACCACCACGACGCTGCCGCCCTTCGAATCCACCACCACCACCACGCCTCCCACGACGAGCACCACGCTTCCGGCCGTCGGCGCGTGCTGCGCGTTCGGCGACTGCTTCGTGACCGTCGCGGCGCAGTGTTTCGGCGCCTACCAGGGCGACGGCACGACCTGCACCCCCGGCATCTGCTCGGTGTGCGGCAACGGCCAGCGCGAGCTCGGTGAGGAGTGCGACGACGGCGACACCTCCAGCGGCGACGGCTGCAGCAGCGGGTGCGTCGAAGAGGAATGCTACGACTGCTTCGAGGGTCCGGCCTCCACGATCGTCCTGGTCGACGGCGATATCGGCGGCGGCCTTTCCGTGTGCGAACCGGCCGACGACGGGACCGCGTGCGACGACGGCGACATCTGCACGCTCGACGACGAATGCACCAAGGCCACCTGCAGCGGCAACGAGGTCATCGTGCCGGCGGCATGCGAGTGGGTCATGGTCGGCGGCGATCCGAGCAGGAACGTTCAGTCTCGCGTGCGCGGCAACGCCGACGTCATCGGCGACATCTGCGGCGATACCGTGCGCATCGGCGATTCGGTCAACGTCGACGGCGACATCGTGGCGACCGCCAGCAGCGGCCGCGGGATCTTCTTCGCGGCGGCATCCACCGTCAGCGGCGACGTGATCACCGACGGCGCGGCGGTCGTCGGCAAGCCGCGCGGCACCCTGCTGCCCGGCCTGGCCACCGACGAGGTGCCCAGCGGCGCCACCGCCACCGGCGTGCCCAGCCCCGACTACGACACCACCGGCAACAGCACCCGCGTCGAGGACTGCGACGATGCGCAGAGCGACATCGACAGCGGCACGGCTGCGGTCGATGCGCTGCCGTCGACGCAGAACCTCGGCGACGTGCAGGTGAAGGGCAACCAGTCGCTGACGATCAACGCCACCAACGTGGGCGGCCTCAACGTCATCGACTTCGAGCGCCTGCGCACGGGCAACAACGCCACGATCACGCTCGATGGCGGCGGCAGCTCCGACACCATCTTCGTCCTGCGCGTCGAGAAGAAGCTCGACATCCGCTTCCTCAGCGACATCGTGCTCGCCAACGGCACCAGCCCCGGGCACGTGCTCATCGTCGGTCACAGCAAGTGCAAGATCGGTGAGGAAGTCACCGGCGGCGGCACGCTGCTGTGCCCCGAGGGCAAGCTCTCGCTCGAGGAGCGCGTGCAATGGTTCGGCGCCATCCTCGGCGGGAAGAAGCGCGTCCAGCTGCGCGACAGCGGCGACCTGACGCACGCCCCGCTGCAGATCGGCGGCTGAGCGTTCGACCTTCGCGTGCGGCAGCGCACGCGGCACGGCCAGGCCGGCTCTCGAAAGGGAGCCGGCCTTTTCGTTTCGCGCCTCTGCCGCCGGCGCCTCGTGCCGCGCCACGCGGCGGTCGCAGGTTGTGGCATGCCGGCATAAGAACGGTCGGCATGCACTACGTCTCGGGCAACTGCGCCAAGGACCGCCACGGCGAGCGCGGCTGGTTCATCGGTCACTTCTTCCAGGGCAGCGACGACCTGCGCGCAACGGATGACGTCGAGGTGAAGTGGGCGAGCCATCCGGCCGGCGACACGCGCCCGAGCTGGAGCCGCAACCGGACGGCCACGACGGTCTCCGTTCTCGTCTCCGGACGATTCCGCATCCGCTTCGCGGACGGCGAGGTCGTGCTTTGCGAGCCCGGTGATTACGCGCTGTGGGCGCCGGGAGTAGCGCATCACTGGGTGGCGGAAGAGGAGTCGACGATCGTGACGGTGCGCTGGCCCTCGGTGCCGGACGACAGTCAGCCCGTGCCGTCGCCATAGGATGGCGACAACCGCTGCGGCCGCGTCCACGGCCGCGCGTGCCTGCTACGGTCGCACCAGCAGGTCGGGCCGCGCTCGCCCGTCCACCTCGAATACCGGCCACGCCGGATCGGCGGTGAGCACTTCGATGGCTCCGGCATCGGCGGCCACCGTGTCTTCGATCTTGGCGCCGGGCAGGCTGGGGTTCCATGCCATCGCGCAGCGCGGCGGAACAGGCGCATCGGTATGCGGCGAGGCCACGATTTCCCGTGCGCGATAGCCGGCAAGGCCGCCCTGATGATGGCGGTCGATCTGCTCGGCGTGGCCTGCCGTCTCGTACGCGGCGGCGAGCGTCGCGTAGATCTCCCTCATCGGCCGCCCTGCCCCGCATGCGCGGAAGCACGCGGCTTCGATGTGGGCCACGTCCTGCGTCCACCTTCGTTCCTGGCTCGTGGGCTGGCGGAAATAGACGAATCGCGTGGCGCTGGCGACCAGGCCGCAGCGGCGCGCGCAGATCGCCAGCATGGCCCGCGAGCCCAGGCGGGCGGCGGTGGGCAGCAGATGCCGGAAGCGTGCGACGCGCTCCTCGCCTCCCGCCTGTACGAGCAGCGGCTCGATGCCGCGCGCCATCAACGCGTGCGCGCACGCAGCCGCCAGCTCGTGCTCGGTGTGCTCGGGGCGCGCCGCCTGCAGCACCTCGGTCATTGCCTGCGCCGATTCCACGGACAGCGCGCGGTAGCGCCCGATCTCCTCCTCGCAAAGACGGAGCTTCTGCTGCTCGAGTTGCGGAGGCAGCGAAACCTCGCCCGAAGATGGCCGGTCGCTGGCGACGATCGCACCGCCTGCCATCTCGCGCACCATCTCCTCGCGCAATGCCGGCTGCTGCCAGGCATGGCTCCAGAGCGTGAAGCCCTGCGGAAAGCCCTCGCCGGCCAGGCGCTCGGCTTCGATGACGTCGGTCAGCACCCATGCGCCGTCGGCCGTCACCAGGACCTCGGCCACGCCCGTCTCGGCGGCCAGCAGCACGACGTTGGAAGCGCCGGCCGTCGCCCACGCGTACCAATCGCTGCCGCGCAGGCGCACCGCGCCGAGCCGGTGCTCGCGCATCGCGCCGCGGATCTGCGCGAGCTTGACGGCGATCTCGTTCACGCCGGCACGCGCAGGGTGCCGCGGCAGCCCGGAAATTCCGCCGCATAGGCTGTCAGGATGGCGTGCCCGATTTCGCTGGCGCGGCCGCGTTCGGTCAGCACCACGGCCGACCCGCCAAAGCCGCCGCCGGTCATGCGGGCGCCGTAGACGCCTTCCTGCGCAGCGGCGGCCTCGACCAGAAAATCGAGCTGCGGCACGGACACTTCAAAGTCGTCGCGTAGCGAAACGTGCGACGCGTAGAACAGCCGCCCCACCTCGGACAGGTCACCGGCACGAAGAGCCGTCACTGCGTCCGCCACGCGAGCATGCTCGGTAATCACGTGGCGTGCGCGGCTGCGGATCGGCTCGGGCAGCGACTCGACGCGCGCAACCTCCTTCACCGGAAGCTCGGCGAGGAACCGAACACCGAGCCGGCGCGCCGCCTCCTCGCACTGGCTCCGTCGCTCGTTGTAGCCGCCGCCCGCGTGCGCGTGCTTGACGCCGGTGTCCAGCACCGCGATCTCGCAGGCCGGCGGCACCGGCACCTTCTCGTAGTCGAGCGTGACCGTGTCCAGATAGAGCGCCGAATGCTCGTCTCCCAGGCTCGCCGCCATCTGATCCATGATTCCGACGCGTGCGCCGACGAAGTCGTTCTCCACTCGCTGGCCCAGCCGCGCGATGGCGACGTCGTCGATCGCGAGCGAGAAGAGCTCGCGCAATGCCCGAACGAGCGCCACTTCCAGCGCGGCGCTCGAAGACAGGCCGCTGCCGACCGGAACCTGCGATGTCAGCCGCAGGTCGAAGCCGGTCAGGGCATGCCCGTCCTTGGCCAGCAGCGAGGTGATGCCGCGCACGTAGTCGGCCCAGTCGCTGCAATGCTGCTCGGCGCCGAGGCGAAACTCCACCAGTTCGCCGGCCAGTTCCACGCTCCACACGCGAACGATATCGTCGCGCCGCCGCGCGACCTGCGCCGTCGTGCGCAGCGGCAGGGCCAGCGGCAGCACGGCGCCGCCGTTGTAGTCGGTGTGCTCGCCGATCAGGTTGACGCGGCCCGGAGCGCTGGCCTCGACGTCGAAAGACCGGCCGAAGGTGGCGGCGAAGTCGCGCGAGTCAGCCAAGCGGGTTCTTCTTGGGCGGCGACGTCGGAGAGACGATGTCCGCCATCCAGACCTGGCGCTGGCTGGGCGGACCCATGGTGGCGGCGCGGATGCGCGCCAGGTCGAACTTGGGCCGGCGGTCGGCGTAGAGAAGGCCGTTGGCTTCCTGGAACGTGTCGGCGAACTGCGTGTAGCAGAAGCCCGTGAACATCCCCAGCGATCGCACCACCTCCATCAGCTTCTCGTAGAGGTCGGCCAGCTCCTGCGGGGTGCGCGCGGTCGAATAGCCCCACGCCTCGGCATCGGCCGACAGCTTGATGCCGCCGAACTCCGACAGCACCAGCGGATGCTCGTGATGCGGCCGGTCGCCCACCACCAGGAGCCGGCCGCCGGGCCGCTCCTGCTTGAGAAGGTGCGGCAGCAACTTGTCGCCGTGATAGCGGTGGCGCAGCCGCTCCGGCTCGCCGTCGTAGTCGTGCACGCCGATGATGTCGGTCGCCACGCTCTCCCAGCCGTCGTTGCCGACCACGGGCCGCGTGGGATCGTAGGTCTTGGTCATGTGGTAGAGCCCTTCGACGTAGTGCTGCTCGGCCTCGTTCTGCGGGAGGTTCGGCACGCCCCAGGACTCGTTGATGGGAACCCACACGACGATGCACGGATGCGAATAGTCGCGTCGCAGCGCCTCCTCCCACTCGCGCGTCAGGCGCGAAACGGCGTTGCGCGTGAAGCGGTAGGCACTCGGCATCTCGCCCCACACCAGCAGCCCGAGCCTGTCCGCCCAGTACAGGTAGCGCGGGTCCTCGATCTTCTGGTGCTTGCGCACGCCGTTGAAGCCCATGGCGCGCGTGCACTCGACGTCCTTGCGCAACGCTTCGTCGTCCGGCGGCGTCATGCCCGTCTCGGCCCAGTATCCCTGGTCCAGCACCATGCGCAGGTAGTAGGGCCGACCGTTGAGGACGAACAGATCGTTCTCGAGGCAGATCGAGCGCAGCGCGGTGTACGAGCGCATCGAGTCGATGAGCTGGCCGCTGCGCGTTTCGAGCAGAATGTCGGCCTCGAGCAGCGTCGGCGAGCGCGGGCTCCAGAGCAGCTCGTTGCGGAAATCGTCGATGCCGGGATCGGACAGCGCCAGCCGCCGGTGCACCTCGTCGGAGAGGATGTCGTAACAGTCGTTGGCGATCGGACGGCCCTTGACGGTCAGGGACAGCCGCATGCGCAGATCGTCGCGGTGCACGCCGCCCAGCCACGCCTCGAAACCGCATTCCCAGCGCACGAGGCTCGGCGTCCATGCGATGTGCGCGATCCACGTCGAGGGCACGACTTCCATCCACACCGACTGCCAGATGCCGGTGGTGCGCGGGTACCAGATCGAATGCGGCTCCAGCTGCCAGTCCTGCTTTCCGCGCGGCTTCTCCAGATCGATCGGATCGTCCTCGGCACGGACGATGACGGTATTCGGCCCGTCGGTCAGGAGATCGGTGATATCGAAAGTGAACGGCGTGTATCCGCCCTGATGGCGACCGGCCTTGCGGCCGTTGACCCAGACGATGGTGGAATAGTCGACCGCGCCGAAGTGCAGATGCACGCGCTCGCCGTTTCGCAAGGGCGGCGCCTCCAACGTGCGGCGATACCAGCACACGCGGAAATAGCCGCATTCGCCGATGCCGCTGCGCTCCGTCTCCGGCGCGAACGGAACCAGGATCTTCGACGTCCACGCGACGCGGTCGGGTTCGCGGGTGGACCCGTCGCGATCGATCGCGAAGTCCCAGACTCCGTTGAGGGAATACCAGTGCTTGCGGCGCATCAACGGGCGCGGGTAGCCGTGCCCGTCGGGGCCGAGCTCTTCGCAAGACAAAGGCTCAGACAAGACTCAGCGCCTCCTGGCTACCAGCGGCGTAGCACGAGCGCGGTGCGGCGAGGAACGCGATCCTCTGTTCCTACCCCGCACGAGCGAGGAGCTCCTTTCGCTCCACCACCAGCATCTTTGCCGCCAGCGTCAACGCCTGGGCCGTTACCTGATCCATGTTGTAATAGCGGTACGTGGCGAGCCTGCCGCAGAAGTGCACGCCGGGTGTCTGCTCGGCCAGCGCCTCGTAGCGCCGATACAGCGCCGCGTTCTCCGGCCTCGGCACGGGGTAGTAGGGATCGCCCTCGGCTCGCGGGAACTCGTAGACGATCGACGTCTTGCGGTGCTCCTGGCCCGTCAGATGCTTGAACTCGGTGACCCGCGTGTACTCGTGCTCGTTCGGGTAGTTGACCACGGCCACCGGCTGGTGCCGGCTGGAATCGAGCGTCTCGTGCCGGAACTCGAGCGCGCGATACGGGAGCTTTCCGAAACAGTTGTCGAAGAACTCATCGACGGGCCCCGTATAGACCATCTCGCTGAACGAGATGCGGTCCATCAGCTCGCGGTAGTCGACTCCGACTTCGATGGTGATGTTCGGATGGTCGAGGATGTTACGAAACATCGCCGTCATGCCGTCGGCCGGCATGGCCTGAAACTTGTCGGTGAAGTAGCGGTCGTCGCGGTCGGTGCGCACCGGGATGCGGGCAATGACGGTCGAGTCGAGCTGGCTCGCATCGAGGCCCCATTGCTTGCGCGTGTAGTTCTTGAAGAACTTCTCGTACAGCTCCTGGCCGACCTTGCTGATGATCACGTCCTCCGAGGTCTTGATGTGTGCGCGCGGCTCGGCCACGCGCTGGAAGAACGCCTGCAGCCCCTCCGAATCCAGGTTCCAGTCGTAGAGCCGGTTGACGGTGTCCAGATTGATGGGGATGGGCAGCAGCTTGCCGTCCACGCTGGCCAGCACCCGGTGCTCATAGGGCCGCCAACGCGTGAAGCGGGAAAGGTAGTCGAAGACCTCGGCCGAGTTGGTGTGGAAGATGTGCGGCCCGTACTTGTGGATGAGGATGCCGCTGGCATCGAGCTCGTCGTAGGCGTTGCCGCCGATGTGCGGGCGCACGTCGCAGATCAGGACCGTCTTGCCCGCTGCGCACGCCAGGCGTTCCGCGACGACGCTGCCGGCAAAGCCGGCGCCGACGACCAGATAGTCGAAGTGCGCGCGTGCGTTCCGGCGGGGCGTCGAGGCAGTATCGGCCACGCGCAAGCCGCTCGACCACCCGACGTTGGCCCAGCCCGTGCCGCCGGCATCCGCCAGGTGACCGTTGCCATTGGAGCCGGCATGCCCGTTACCGTCAGCCGCCGCGTGCCCGTTGCCGTTGGGCGCCGCGTGGCGGTTCCCGTTGGGCGGCGCGTGGCCGTTACCGCTGGCGGCGTGCCCGTTGCCGTTGGCCGCGTTCCCGTTGCCATTTGCGGCCGCGTGGCCGGGGCCGTTGCCATTGGCCCCCGCGTGGCCGTTGCCGATGGCCGCGTGCCCATTGCCGTTCGCGGCCGCATGCCCGTTGCCGTTGGCCGCATGCCCGTTGCCGCTGGCCGCATGGCCGTTGCCGTCGGCCGCATGCCCGTTACCGTTGGCGGCAGCGTGGCCATTGCCGTTGGCATGGCCATTGGTCGATGCTCGGCGACTGCCATTGGCGTCGCCGTTGCCTCCGGCGATGCGAGCATCCGCCTCCAGCTTGCGTGCCTGCCGCGGAGTTGCGCCGACGCTGCCGCCGCTGCCGTTCCGCCCCTCGGTCGAGGACGACCCGGGGTCGTCGCGCACCACGCTCTCGACGAGGTCGTGCATCGCCTGCCAGGTCTTGTCCCACGAAATGTTTTCGAGAAAGGCGTCCGCCTTGCGCTGCCGCTCCTCCGCATCCTGCGCGAGCGCAGCCTCGACCGCCTTCTCGAACGTCTCGGCATCATCGGCGATGTAGGCGAGGCCCAGCTCACCGTACGGTCGCACGACGTCGCGAATGGACGTGGAGACGACCGGCTTCCCGCCGGCCATGTACTCTGGCGTCTTGGTGGGGCTGATGAAGCGGGTGGCATCGTTGCGAGCGAACGGGAGGATGGCCACGTCCCAGCCACGCAGATACTCGGGAAGCTGCTGGTACGTCTTGCCGCCGAGGTAGTGCAGGTTGGGACGCACCGGCAGCGTGGCCGGATCGATCTTGACGACGGGGCCGACGAGCACGATGTGCCAGTCCGGCCGCCGCGCCGCCAGCTCGTCGATCAGCGCAACGTCCATCCGCTCGTCGATGACGCCGAAGAAGCCGAGACGCGGATGCGGAATTTCCGCCTGATCCGCTGGATCGGGAGCGTGCGCGCGGGCGCGAGCGAAGTGCGCGACATCCACGGCGCTGGGAAAGGCGTGCACGGAGTGATGCAGATCCCGCTTGGTCTCGTACAGGCTCATGCCGCCTGTGAAGATGAGGTCGGCGCGGCGGCACAGCTCCTGCTCAAAGTGCCGCAGTTCGCCGGGCGCGCCGTGAAAGTTGGCCAGCTCGTCCATGCAGTCGTACACGACGGCCGCCGGGGCGAGATCGTCGGTGAAAGCCATCGCCATCGGCGTGTAATACCATGCGACGTAGCTCGTGATGCCGTGCTCGCTCATCATGTCGCGAACCAGCAGGCGCAGCATCGCGTGCGTGTCGGAATCCTGGCTGAGAACGGGTGTGGCGACGTAGACTCCCTCGGGAGACAGCTCGACGTCGACGCGCGGCGTCCCTCCAGGTTCGATTCGCGGCTCTTCGAAGAAGAACACGCGACGCTCTCTTGCCCAGCGGCTCATCAGATGCTGCGGCCGCTGAAATACGAAGCCCCAACGAAGATGCGAGAAGCAGAGAAGATCCGGCGCACTGGCGTCTCTGCTATTCATGATCGGCTCTCGTCGTGGTGTGCATGACGAGAATACTATGGGGCATGTCGCTGAGGATGAAGAGGATTCACGAGACGTCACGCACCTCTTCCCCGATGTTGGGGCGGCTGCACGAACGATCTACCCGAAGGCACCGTCGCATTGGCGCACGATCGCGTCGCGTGCGCGCCACATCCAACGAGTCGACGCAGTCGTCGGTTCTCTTCCGCGGCCTCGCGCCGGCTCGAAAGCGGCGTGCCCTGCGATGGCTCGAAAGCGCGACGGACGACGCGACGGAGTTGAAGAAGGATGCGCAGGCGAGGCTTGCGCCGGCGTGCAGGCGGTGGATCAGACCGCGGCAATCAGTCGCATGAGCTCGCTGATCTCTACCGGCTTGACGGTATGGTCGTCGAACCCTGCTTCGCGGGAACGCTCACGATCACGGTCCTGGCCGTAGCCGGTCATCGCGATGATGCGGGCGTTGGCCATGCCGTTGCGGCGCATCTGGCGGCAGACCTCGTAGCCGTCCATTCCCGGAAGACCGATGTCGAGGAGCACCACGTCCGGCCTGTCGTTGGCGACGTGCTGCAGCGCGGTGGGGCCGTCGTGCACCATGCGGACGTCCTGGCCGCGAAGCCGCAGCAGCATCGCCAGACTCTCGGCGGCATCGACATTGTCGTCGACGACCAGGATGCGGCGCGATTCGCCGTCCGCCGCCTGCGCAGGCGGCGCAACCGCCGGAGCGCACGGGCTGTCGGCGATGCCGCAAGGCAGCCACACGGTGAACGTGGAACCGCGCCCGGAACCCTCGCTGACTACCGATACGCGGCCGCCATGCATCTCGACGAGGTTCTTGACCAGCGACAGCCCGATGCCGAGGCCGCCCTGCGCGCGGTCGAGGCCGCGCTCTCCCTGCGTGAACAGCTCGAATACCTGCGGCATCATCTCCGGCGCGATGCCGATGCCCCAGTCGCGCACCGTGATGATCGCCATGCGGTCCCGCACTTCGACCTTCAGCTCGATGCGCCCGTTCTCGTTCTGATATTTGGCCGCATTGTTCAGCAGGTTGGCGATGACCTGCGTGAGGCGGGCCGAGTCGCCCTCGAGCGGGATCGGATGGTCGGGGATCCGAACGCTGATCTCGTGTTTCAGCGCGTCGATGACCGGCCGGCTCATCTCGACCGCGCTGCCGACGACGGCGGCCAGGTCGAGCGGCTCCAGGCGCAGCTTGATCTTGCCCTGCGTGATGCGGGAGACGTCGAGAAGGTCGTCGACCAGCCGCGTCAGCTGGTTGGCCTGGCGCTCGATGACGTCGCGGCACCACAGCAGGTCGGGGTCGTCGGTCTCCTTCATGCGCATGATCGCCACGGCGTTGCGCACGGGCGCCAGCGGGTTGCGCAGCTCGTGCGCGAGCAGCGCCAGGAACTCATCCTTGCGCCGGTCGGCCAGGCGCAGCTGCTCGGCCATCTCGATCTGCCGCGCCATCGACGCCTCGAGCTCGGCCGTACGCTCGGCCACGCGCCGCTCCAGTTCGCGATTGAGGCGCTCGGACTCGCGGGTCTTGCGATACAGCTCGGTGAAGACGCTGA
The genomic region above belongs to Candidatus Limnocylindrales bacterium and contains:
- a CDS encoding thiamine pyrophosphate-binding protein — its product is MDGGKLVARALKKAGVECVFTLSGGHVMAIYDGCLNEGIRVIDVRHEQAAVHAADAWARLHPGRVGVAILTAGPGATDGVTGIANAWRANSPILVFGGQGPLVNLRRGSLQEMDHISVMRPITKWANACYAPDRLGEFTEEAIRYALSGNPGPSYLEVPIDVLGGPVNMEKAYCPEPMAPPRLRPEERLIREAVNMLKEARMPMVMAGTGVKWSDGAAALNRFLEATKIPCYANGMGRGAVPHDSPYFFNRTRRDYMELTDCVLLAGSLLDFRMRFGKSIPAHARIIQMDLDATLIGQNRRADVGLVGNLGLIFETMLEVMEKDGIQLNFQSVVDEWRAKEVAEEEALAGQLTSDEVPVDPMRLCKEIADFVTDDMILIGDGGDIVAKAAKVVPVPKNGLWMDPGPLGTLGVGMPFALAAQLAHPDKRVLIIYGDGSFGLNGFEYDTAIRHNLPIVGIVGNDAAWGQMMRPQVAMYGRERLVATELAPTRYDKVVEALGGYGELVTEPHEIRPALERAYASGKAACINVMIRRDFEFAGGIYV
- a CDS encoding ice-binding family protein; its protein translation is MPGPNACTGGTYQGDFTSCSTQGICSPATTTTLPPFESTTTTTPPTTSTTLPAVGACCAFGDCFVTVAAQCFGAYQGDGTTCTPGICSVCGNGQRELGEECDDGDTSSGDGCSSGCVEEECYDCFEGPASTIVLVDGDIGGGLSVCEPADDGTACDDGDICTLDDECTKATCSGNEVIVPAACEWVMVGGDPSRNVQSRVRGNADVIGDICGDTVRIGDSVNVDGDIVATASSGRGIFFAAASTVSGDVITDGAAVVGKPRGTLLPGLATDEVPSGATATGVPSPDYDTTGNSTRVEDCDDAQSDIDSGTAAVDALPSTQNLGDVQVKGNQSLTINATNVGGLNVIDFERLRTGNNATITLDGGGSSDTIFVLRVEKKLDIRFLSDIVLANGTSPGHVLIVGHSKCKIGEEVTGGGTLLCPEGKLSLEERVQWFGAILGGKKRVQLRDSGDLTHAPLQIGG
- a CDS encoding M24 family metallopeptidase, translated to MNEIAVKLAQIRGAMREHRLGAVRLRGSDWYAWATAGASNVVLLAAETGVAEVLVTADGAWVLTDVIEAERLAGEGFPQGFTLWSHAWQQPALREEMVREMAGGAIVASDRPSSGEVSLPPQLEQQKLRLCEEEIGRYRALSVESAQAMTEVLQAARPEHTEHELAAACAHALMARGIEPLLVQAGGEERVARFRHLLPTAARLGSRAMLAICARRCGLVASATRFVYFRQPTSQERRWTQDVAHIEAACFRACGAGRPMREIYATLAAAYETAGHAEQIDRHHQGGLAGYRAREIVASPHTDAPVPPRCAMAWNPSLPGAKIEDTVAADAGAIEVLTADPAWPVFEVDGRARPDLLVRP
- the galK gene encoding galactokinase, with product MADSRDFAATFGRSFDVEASAPGRVNLIGEHTDYNGGAVLPLALPLRTTAQVARRRDDIVRVWSVELAGELVEFRLGAEQHCSDWADYVRGITSLLAKDGHALTGFDLRLTSQVPVGSGLSSSAALEVALVRALRELFSLAIDDVAIARLGQRVENDFVGARVGIMDQMAASLGDEHSALYLDTVTLDYEKVPVPPACEIAVLDTGVKHAHAGGGYNERRSQCEEAARRLGVRFLAELPVKEVARVESLPEPIRSRARHVITEHARVADAVTALRAGDLSEVGRLFYASHVSLRDDFEVSVPQLDFLVEAAAAQEGVYGARMTGGGFGGSAVVLTERGRASEIGHAILTAYAAEFPGCRGTLRVPA
- a CDS encoding glycoside hydrolase family 2 TIM barrel-domain containing protein; its protein translation is MSEPLSCEELGPDGHGYPRPLMRRKHWYSLNGVWDFAIDRDGSTREPDRVAWTSKILVPFAPETERSGIGECGYFRVCWYRRTLEAPPLRNGERVHLHFGAVDYSTIVWVNGRKAGRHQGGYTPFTFDITDLLTDGPNTVIVRAEDDPIDLEKPRGKQDWQLEPHSIWYPRTTGIWQSVWMEVVPSTWIAHIAWTPSLVRWECGFEAWLGGVHRDDLRMRLSLTVKGRPIANDCYDILSDEVHRRLALSDPGIDDFRNELLWSPRSPTLLEADILLETRSGQLIDSMRSYTALRSICLENDLFVLNGRPYYLRMVLDQGYWAETGMTPPDDEALRKDVECTRAMGFNGVRKHQKIEDPRYLYWADRLGLLVWGEMPSAYRFTRNAVSRLTREWEEALRRDYSHPCIVVWVPINESWGVPNLPQNEAEQHYVEGLYHMTKTYDPTRPVVGNDGWESVATDIIGVHDYDGEPERLRHRYHGDKLLPHLLKQERPGGRLLVVGDRPHHEHPLVLSEFGGIKLSADAEAWGYSTARTPQELADLYEKLMEVVRSLGMFTGFCYTQFADTFQEANGLLYADRRPKFDLARIRAATMGPPSQRQVWMADIVSPTSPPKKNPLG